A stretch of the Proteus sp. ZN5 genome encodes the following:
- a CDS encoding TetR/AcrR family transcriptional regulator yields MGRQRTIDREKLLEAIFDIVMEQGAAALTIDTVAKKMGISKGGVQYCFSSKEAMIDAMFEHWEGHYEAQFKKSVENDNSPENRVAAHIHATHHHDKVSFAKGASLMAALLQTPEYLQSTKEWYQQRLAGVDTTTEAGKRARLAFLATEGTFLLRYFGLMDIDDNEWQSIFEDIDSELLQQGKKQ; encoded by the coding sequence ATGGGACGGCAAAGAACGATTGATAGAGAAAAATTATTAGAAGCGATCTTCGATATCGTTATGGAACAAGGTGCTGCAGCATTGACGATTGATACCGTTGCAAAAAAAATGGGGATCTCTAAAGGGGGTGTTCAATACTGTTTTAGCAGTAAAGAGGCGATGATTGATGCCATGTTTGAACACTGGGAAGGTCACTATGAAGCGCAGTTTAAAAAGAGTGTTGAAAACGATAACTCGCCAGAAAATCGTGTTGCTGCACATATCCATGCCACTCATCATCACGATAAAGTCTCTTTTGCTAAAGGTGCGAGTTTGATGGCGGCATTGTTACAGACGCCTGAGTATCTACAAAGTACAAAAGAGTGGTATCAACAACGATTAGCGGGTGTAGATACGACAACAGAAGCGGGAAAACGTGCACGATTGGCATTTTTAGCGACAGAAGGCACCTTTTTACTGCGTTATTTTGGATTGATGGATATTGATGATAATGAATGGCAATCTATCTTTGAAGATATTGATTCAGAGTTACTTCAGCAAGGGAAAAAGCAATAA
- a CDS encoding ATP-binding cassette domain-containing protein → MIEISKISKRYQDTTVLDNITTTIQRGGITSIIGPNGAGKSTLLSVIGRLLIPESGMVSVNGMDVAATDSDVLAKNLSILRQENQFVSRLTVEELVGFGRYPYSKGRLTLDDKKIIDESLAFLNLTEFRHRYLDELSGGQRQRTYVAMVLCQDTEYVMLDEPLNNLDMKHAVIMMKLLRKAADELGKTIIIVIHDINFASVYSDYILAMRNGQLYYHGSPKEIMKADIIEDIFDTPVSVKELDNKLIAMYY, encoded by the coding sequence ATGATTGAAATCAGCAAAATATCAAAACGTTATCAAGACACAACCGTTCTCGATAATATAACAACAACAATTCAGCGTGGCGGTATTACTTCGATCATTGGCCCTAATGGCGCGGGTAAATCCACATTACTTTCTGTTATTGGACGTTTATTAATACCTGAAAGTGGCATGGTCAGTGTTAACGGAATGGATGTTGCGGCAACAGATAGTGACGTACTGGCAAAAAACCTTTCAATACTGCGCCAAGAAAATCAATTCGTTAGTCGTTTAACCGTAGAGGAATTAGTCGGTTTCGGGCGTTATCCCTACAGCAAAGGGCGTTTAACGCTTGATGATAAGAAAATAATTGATGAGTCATTAGCTTTTTTAAATCTCACTGAATTTCGTCATCGCTATCTCGATGAATTATCGGGTGGGCAACGCCAACGCACTTATGTGGCAATGGTGCTATGTCAAGATACAGAATATGTCATGCTTGATGAACCACTGAATAATCTTGATATGAAACATGCGGTAATAATGATGAAACTTCTGCGAAAAGCCGCAGATGAATTAGGAAAAACCATTATTATCGTTATTCATGATATCAATTTTGCCTCTGTTTACTCTGACTATATTTTAGCCATGCGTAACGGACAATTGTATTATCACGGTTCACCCAAAGAGATCATGAAAGCGGATATTATCGAAGATATTTTCGACACCCCCGTTAGCGTTAAAGAGCTCGATAATAAGCTAATTGCTATGTATTACTAA
- a CDS encoding iron chelate uptake ABC transporter family permease subunit yields the protein MQKVNSSIISKCTGAVEHKKTRLSPMSRIWLLLGASLLSIVLFMTINLNGNISYILTHRAYIILTMIVVAFAAGVSTILFQTIANNRILTPSLMGLEALFVLLQTVFVFFEGDMPASWMLNLSKFFLESTLLVLFSVVLYRWLFSSVRFNINLVLMIGIILGTLFRSSATLLQRLMDPNEFSILQGRMFATFTRATPDLIFCALAIIVVVGVLLWRMRYSFDVMALGQANAINLGINYRKQTTYILLLISVLVAVSTALVGPLTFLGLIVANLAYHISGSSQHRFLMPVAFLLGTIALIGGQLVLEYGLKMTGTLSVVIEFVGGMFFIYLVLRRL from the coding sequence ATGCAAAAAGTTAATTCATCCATAATTAGCAAATGTACTGGCGCTGTCGAACATAAGAAAACGCGCCTCTCACCTATGTCTCGTATCTGGTTATTATTAGGGGCATCGTTATTATCCATTGTATTATTTATGACGATAAACCTAAACGGCAATATCTCTTATATTCTGACTCACCGCGCTTACATTATTCTTACCATGATTGTGGTAGCTTTTGCCGCAGGTGTTTCGACTATTCTGTTTCAAACCATTGCCAATAACCGCATTTTGACACCTTCACTTATGGGGTTAGAAGCCCTATTTGTATTGCTACAAACCGTGTTTGTCTTCTTTGAAGGTGATATGCCTGCATCGTGGATGCTGAACCTATCAAAGTTCTTCTTAGAATCAACATTGCTTGTACTATTTTCCGTTGTACTCTACCGTTGGCTGTTTAGCTCTGTACGCTTTAACATTAATTTAGTCCTAATGATTGGGATTATTTTAGGGACTCTATTTCGCAGTTCCGCCACATTATTACAACGCTTGATGGATCCTAACGAATTTTCCATCTTACAAGGTCGCATGTTTGCCACTTTTACTCGTGCCACGCCTGACCTAATCTTTTGTGCCTTAGCCATTATTGTGGTTGTTGGTGTTTTACTTTGGCGTATGCGTTATAGCTTTGATGTGATGGCATTAGGGCAAGCGAATGCCATTAACCTTGGTATTAATTACCGCAAACAGACCACTTATATCCTGTTGCTGATTTCTGTTTTAGTTGCAGTTTCTACCGCTTTAGTTGGCCCGTTAACCTTCTTGGGTTTAATTGTGGCTAACCTTGCTTATCATATCAGTGGCAGCAGTCAGCACCGTTTCTTGATGCCTGTAGCCTTCTTACTGGGTACTATCGCTTTAATCGGTGGGCAACTGGTTTTAGAGTATGGCTTAAAAATGACAGGAACACTTTCTGTTGTGATTGAGTTTGTTGGTGGGATGTTCTTTATCTATTTGGTGTTAAGAAGACTTTAA
- a CDS encoding iron chelate uptake ABC transporter family permease subunit — translation MKTFHLSLGIGVIAILSMISLFVGAGDITPASLFSDPDMRDIFFISRVPRTLSLLLAGGAISVAGLIMQLLTQNRFVEPSLAGTTQSASLGLLVVMLLFPAAGIFTKMMVATVFALLGTLLFMLLLQRITLKTTLIVPLVGIMLSAVIGALTIFLAVYFDLLQSLDAWTSGDFSSVLQGRYELLWLVGALAIMACWVADSFTVAGMGREFSINVGLNYRKVMIIGLSIIALISGVVVSVVGALPFLGLIVPNLVSLVMGDNIRKTIPWVCLSGGGIVLLCDVIGRLIRYPFEIPASVILGAVGAIIFLFLLLKQQRYAKS, via the coding sequence ATGAAAACGTTCCATTTATCATTGGGGATAGGGGTTATCGCTATCCTCTCAATGATCAGTCTATTTGTCGGCGCAGGAGATATTACTCCTGCTTCGCTTTTTTCTGATCCCGATATGCGCGATATCTTCTTTATCAGCCGTGTTCCAAGAACCCTATCATTATTACTCGCCGGTGGTGCGATTAGTGTTGCAGGTTTAATCATGCAATTGCTCACTCAAAACCGCTTCGTTGAGCCTTCTCTTGCCGGAACAACACAATCCGCAAGCCTTGGATTGTTAGTCGTCATGCTGCTCTTTCCAGCAGCGGGCATTTTTACCAAAATGATGGTCGCGACCGTTTTTGCCCTACTTGGTACTTTGTTGTTTATGTTGCTTCTGCAAAGGATCACCTTAAAAACAACACTGATAGTACCCTTAGTCGGCATTATGCTCAGCGCAGTTATTGGCGCACTCACCATCTTCTTAGCGGTGTATTTCGATTTACTGCAATCATTAGATGCTTGGACCAGTGGCGATTTCTCAAGTGTGTTACAAGGCCGTTATGAGCTGTTATGGCTTGTCGGTGCGCTGGCAATCATGGCGTGTTGGGTTGCAGATAGCTTTACGGTTGCAGGAATGGGGCGAGAGTTCTCTATTAACGTGGGACTGAATTACCGCAAAGTCATGATAATAGGATTATCGATTATCGCGCTTATCAGTGGTGTTGTGGTTTCTGTTGTCGGTGCATTGCCTTTCCTAGGTTTGATTGTGCCCAATTTAGTGAGCTTAGTGATGGGGGATAATATCCGTAAAACTATCCCTTGGGTTTGCTTAAGTGGTGGCGGGATTGTTTTACTGTGTGATGTGATTGGTCGCCTTATTCGCTACCCATTTGAAATTCCGGCCAGTGTTATTTTAGGGGCTGTCGGTGCCATTATTTTCCTTTTCTTACTACTAAAGCAGCAACGTTATGCAAAAAGTTAA
- a CDS encoding siderophore ABC transporter substrate-binding protein, which yields MFKKSLSPLFLLLSSLVIAGCDNAQDTSTAQSAEKQTLTIEHFQGTTEIPAHPQKVVVMNMETLDIIDALGVSIVGLPQTNVHLPKFLEKYTNPNDYINEGALFEPNYEKLSTTAPDLILSGSRARDAYAKLSEIAPAISMDIDPKRFVESLAERTTTLGQIFGKEEQAKKLLADFNSKIDTVKAKTPDAGKAMVVLVSGGKISAYGPGSRFGFIYDVLGFEPAYVFDSPGSHGNIVNSELLLKLNPDWMFVIDRDAAIGREDSQPAQQVLDNALVRKVNAWNKDQVIYLDASSIYISGGIQTYSRLMDTINQALDQKNKVTE from the coding sequence ATGTTTAAAAAGTCATTAAGCCCACTGTTTTTACTGCTTTCTTCACTTGTTATCGCAGGTTGTGATAACGCTCAAGACACATCAACAGCACAATCAGCTGAGAAACAAACTCTCACGATTGAACATTTTCAAGGGACAACTGAAATCCCTGCACATCCACAAAAAGTGGTTGTGATGAATATGGAAACCCTCGATATTATTGATGCATTGGGTGTTTCTATTGTTGGTCTTCCACAAACGAATGTTCATTTACCAAAATTCTTAGAGAAATACACCAATCCGAACGACTATATCAATGAAGGTGCATTATTTGAGCCGAATTATGAAAAGCTCAGCACAACAGCGCCTGATTTAATTTTAAGTGGTAGTCGTGCTCGTGATGCGTATGCAAAATTAAGTGAAATTGCACCGGCGATTTCAATGGATATCGATCCTAAGCGCTTCGTTGAAAGCCTTGCTGAACGCACAACAACATTAGGTCAAATTTTTGGCAAAGAAGAACAAGCTAAAAAATTACTGGCTGATTTCAATAGCAAAATTGATACCGTAAAAGCCAAAACACCAGATGCAGGTAAAGCAATGGTCGTTTTAGTCAGTGGCGGTAAAATTTCTGCCTATGGCCCTGGCTCTCGCTTTGGGTTTATCTATGATGTATTAGGTTTTGAACCGGCTTATGTTTTTGATAGCCCAGGTTCACACGGCAACATCGTTAACTCTGAATTACTGTTAAAACTGAACCCAGATTGGATGTTTGTTATTGACCGTGATGCAGCAATTGGTCGTGAAGATTCACAACCTGCACAACAAGTCCTTGATAATGCGCTGGTAAGAAAAGTAAATGCTTGGAATAAAGACCAAGTTATCTATCTTGATGCAAGTTCCATTTATATCTCTGGGGGGATCCAAACTTACTCTCGCTTAATGGATACAATTAATCAGGCATTGGATCAAAAAAATAAAGTAACTGAATGA
- a CDS encoding PTS sugar transporter subunit IIB, producing the protein MQKKYIYLFCSAGMSTSLLVTKMRAQAEKYEVPVVIEAFPETLAAQKGQDADLILLGPQISWMLPDIQKLLPNKPVEVIDSLLYGKVDGLGVLKAAVASIKKASATTN; encoded by the coding sequence ATGCAAAAGAAATATATTTACTTATTTTGTTCTGCTGGCATGTCAACATCTCTTCTCGTGACCAAAATGCGAGCACAAGCAGAAAAGTATGAAGTGCCTGTGGTTATTGAAGCATTTCCTGAAACCTTAGCAGCACAAAAAGGACAGGATGCAGATCTGATTTTACTTGGTCCGCAAATTAGCTGGATGTTGCCTGATATCCAAAAATTACTCCCTAATAAACCGGTCGAAGTGATCGATTCTTTGTTATACGGAAAAGTAGATGGCTTAGGTGTGTTAAAAGCCGCTGTCGCCTCTATTAAAAAAGCATCTGCAACAACAAATTAA
- the chbC gene encoding PTS N,N'-diacetylchitobiose transporter subunit IIC, translating into MSKFIGSLEKVLLPFAVKIGKQPHVNAIKNGFIRLMPLTLAGAMFVLINNVFLSFGEGSFFYSLGIRLDASTIETLNSFKAIGGNVYNGTLGIMSLMTPFFIGMGLAEERKVDPIAAGLLSIAAFMTVTPYNAGGAYAVGANWLGGANVISGIIIGLVVAEMFTFIVRRNWVIRLPDSVPVSVSRSFSALIPGFIILSVMGIVSWGLGHYETHFHQVILDSISTPLASLGSVVGWAYVIFTSLLWFFGIHGSLALTALDSGIMTPWALENIAIYTEYGSVEAALAAGKTFHLWAKPMLDSFIFLGGTGATLGLILAIFIASRRADHRQVAKLALPAGLFQINEPIIFGLPIIMNPVMFIPFILIQPILAAITVTAYYLGIIPPVTNIAPWTMPTGLGAFFNTNGSIAALLLALFNLGVATLIYLPFVIISNKAQTEIEKEESEEDIANALKF; encoded by the coding sequence ATGAGTAAGTTTATTGGTTCACTTGAAAAGGTACTCCTTCCTTTTGCGGTTAAAATTGGAAAGCAACCTCACGTTAATGCGATTAAAAATGGTTTTATTCGTTTAATGCCGTTAACCCTTGCAGGGGCAATGTTTGTACTTATCAATAACGTCTTTCTTAGTTTTGGTGAGGGCTCCTTTTTTTATTCTTTAGGTATCCGCCTTGATGCATCAACAATAGAAACACTCAATAGTTTTAAAGCCATTGGGGGGAATGTCTATAACGGAACATTGGGTATCATGTCATTAATGACACCCTTTTTTATCGGTATGGGATTAGCCGAAGAGCGTAAGGTCGATCCTATCGCTGCTGGGTTACTCTCTATCGCTGCGTTTATGACTGTCACACCTTATAATGCTGGGGGAGCGTATGCTGTTGGCGCCAACTGGTTAGGGGGCGCGAATGTTATTTCAGGTATTATTATCGGTCTTGTTGTGGCTGAAATGTTTACCTTTATTGTGCGTCGTAATTGGGTGATCCGTTTACCTGATAGCGTACCAGTTTCTGTTTCACGTTCATTCTCGGCCTTAATTCCTGGTTTTATTATCTTATCTGTTATGGGAATTGTTTCGTGGGGATTAGGACATTATGAAACACATTTCCACCAAGTTATTTTGGACTCTATCTCAACGCCTTTAGCCTCATTAGGCTCTGTAGTGGGTTGGGCGTATGTTATCTTCACATCATTGTTATGGTTCTTTGGTATTCATGGTTCACTAGCGCTGACAGCGCTTGATAGTGGCATTATGACACCATGGGCATTAGAGAATATTGCGATTTATACAGAGTACGGTTCTGTTGAAGCTGCATTAGCGGCAGGTAAGACATTCCATCTCTGGGCCAAACCGATGTTAGACTCCTTTATCTTCTTAGGGGGGACGGGGGCAACGCTGGGGCTAATTCTGGCTATCTTTATCGCATCTCGTCGTGCCGATCATCGTCAAGTGGCAAAACTGGCATTACCAGCAGGTTTATTCCAAATTAATGAACCGATTATTTTTGGTTTGCCTATTATCATGAACCCAGTGATGTTTATTCCCTTTATTCTTATTCAGCCTATTCTTGCTGCAATTACTGTGACAGCTTATTACTTAGGGATAATCCCACCAGTAACAAATATAGCGCCATGGACGATGCCAACGGGATTAGGTGCATTCTTTAACACTAACGGCAGTATTGCAGCACTGTTATTAGCACTATTTAACTTGGGTGTTGCCACACTGATTTATCTTCCTTTCGTGATTATTTCAAATAAAGCTCAAACTGAAATTGAAAAAGAAGAAAGTGAAGAAGATATTGCCAATGCATTGAAATTTTAA
- the chbA gene encoding PTS N,N'-diacetylchitobiose transporter subunit IIA has translation MLDIENVVDSSATDDEFEEIIMGLIINSGQARSVAYGALKKAKEGDFDGARKLMEQSREALNEAHKIQTRLIGDDQGVGKTKVSLVLVHAQDHLMTSMLARELVTELIELHEKIK, from the coding sequence ATGTTAGATATTGAAAATGTCGTTGATAGCAGTGCAACTGATGATGAATTTGAAGAGATCATTATGGGGCTTATCATTAATTCAGGCCAAGCCCGTAGTGTGGCTTATGGCGCATTAAAAAAAGCCAAAGAAGGTGATTTTGATGGCGCTAGAAAATTAATGGAACAGTCTCGTGAAGCATTAAATGAGGCACATAAAATACAGACTCGTTTAATTGGTGATGACCAAGGTGTTGGCAAAACCAAAGTCAGCTTGGTATTAGTCCACGCGCAAGATCATTTAATGACATCGATGTTAGCCAGAGAGTTAGTGACAGAATTAATCGAGTTACATGAGAAGATAAAATAA
- the chbR gene encoding transcriptional regulator ChbR: MNTVVESLRAQSEIRMVYEDQLFNGKNFHVFIYNKTESVSGLHQHDYYEFTIVLTGRYYQEINGKKVLLERGDFVFIPIGSHHQSFYDFGATRILNVGISKAFFDKHYLSLLPSYFIASQVYELKNEFLSYIESVIGSLNFRHTEFNEFIEIVTFNVVNRLRHHRENRTQDDIPLWLRDTVSEMHDKQKFGENALVNMVMLSGKSQEYLTRATRRYYDKTPMQIIHDIRINFAKKQLEITNYSITDISFDAGYSSPSLFIKTFKKITSLTPNSYRKNLCSIKETN; this comes from the coding sequence ATGAATACTGTGGTGGAGTCATTGAGAGCACAAAGCGAAATACGCATGGTCTATGAAGATCAGCTATTTAATGGCAAAAACTTTCATGTCTTTATTTATAATAAAACAGAAAGTGTCAGTGGATTGCATCAACATGATTATTATGAATTCACCATTGTATTAACAGGGCGCTATTATCAAGAGATTAATGGTAAAAAAGTTTTATTAGAGCGGGGTGATTTTGTTTTTATCCCCATAGGCTCTCATCATCAAAGTTTTTATGATTTTGGGGCAACACGCATTTTAAATGTGGGAATTAGTAAAGCCTTTTTTGATAAACACTATCTCTCGTTATTGCCTTCTTATTTTATTGCTTCGCAAGTTTATGAATTAAAAAATGAGTTTCTTTCCTATATTGAATCGGTTATTGGCTCATTAAATTTCCGCCATACCGAATTTAATGAATTCATTGAAATTGTCACCTTTAATGTGGTGAATAGATTACGACACCATCGAGAAAATAGAACACAAGATGATATTCCTTTATGGCTAAGAGACACAGTTAGCGAGATGCATGACAAACAAAAATTTGGCGAAAATGCGCTGGTTAATATGGTAATGCTATCAGGGAAATCACAAGAGTATTTAACCCGAGCAACTCGGCGTTATTACGATAAAACACCAATGCAAATTATTCATGATATTCGAATTAATTTTGCGAAAAAACAATTGGAAATTACAAACTATTCGATAACAGATATTTCTTTTGATGCGGGTTACAGTAGTCCAAGTTTATTTATTAAGACATTTAAGAAAATAACTTCGTTGACGCCAAATAGTTATCGAAAAAATTTGTGCAGTATTAAAGAAACAAACTAA
- a CDS encoding 6-phospho-beta-glucosidase — translation MSHKLKVVTIGGGSSYTPELLEGFIKRYHELPITELWLVDVEEGKEKLDIIFELCQRMVKKAGIPLTIYKTLNRREALKDADFVTTQLRVGQLKARELDESIPLSHGYLGQETNGAGGLFKGLRTIPVIFDIIKDVEEICPNAWIINFTNPAGMVTEAVYRHTNFKKFIGVCNIPIGMKMFITDVLKLTEKDEFSIDLFGLNHMVFIKDVIVNGQSRFPELLDGVASGTLTAGSVKNIFDLPFSEGLIRSLNMLPCSYLLYYFKQKEMLAIEMGEYYKGGARAKVVQKVEKQLFELYKDPDLNIKPKELELRGGAYYSDAACEVINAIYNDKQAEHYVNIPHYGHIDNIPADWSIEVTAILGRDGAKPHPRLTHFDEKVMGLIHTIKAFEIAASKAAISGELNDALLAMNLTPLVLSDKDAEVLTREMLLAHKAHLPNFAKAIAELEKASH, via the coding sequence ATGAGTCATAAATTAAAAGTTGTTACCATTGGTGGTGGAAGCAGTTATACGCCTGAATTATTAGAAGGTTTTATTAAGCGTTATCATGAACTGCCAATCACAGAATTATGGTTAGTGGATGTTGAAGAAGGGAAAGAGAAGCTTGATATTATTTTTGAGCTTTGCCAACGCATGGTAAAAAAAGCAGGTATTCCTTTAACCATTTATAAAACACTTAATCGCCGTGAAGCATTAAAAGATGCTGATTTTGTCACAACACAATTGCGTGTTGGTCAATTGAAAGCAAGAGAGCTTGATGAATCTATTCCTTTAAGTCATGGCTATTTAGGACAAGAAACCAATGGTGCAGGTGGTCTATTTAAAGGCTTGCGCACTATTCCTGTTATTTTCGATATTATTAAAGATGTTGAAGAAATTTGTCCTAATGCGTGGATCATTAACTTTACTAATCCAGCAGGTATGGTAACAGAAGCGGTTTATCGTCATACCAACTTTAAGAAATTTATTGGGGTTTGTAATATTCCAATCGGTATGAAGATGTTTATTACAGATGTTCTGAAGCTGACGGAAAAAGATGAATTCTCCATCGATCTGTTTGGCTTAAATCATATGGTGTTTATTAAAGATGTCATTGTAAATGGTCAATCTCGTTTTCCTGAATTATTAGACGGTGTGGCTTCAGGAACATTAACCGCAGGCTCTGTGAAAAATATTTTCGACCTACCATTTAGTGAAGGATTGATCCGCTCTCTTAATATGCTGCCGTGCTCTTATTTGCTGTATTACTTCAAGCAAAAAGAGATGTTGGCGATTGAGATGGGGGAATATTATAAAGGGGGTGCTCGCGCTAAAGTGGTGCAAAAAGTCGAAAAACAACTGTTTGAATTGTATAAAGATCCTGATTTAAATATCAAACCGAAAGAGCTGGAATTACGCGGTGGTGCTTACTATTCTGACGCAGCCTGTGAAGTGATTAACGCTATTTATAATGATAAACAAGCTGAGCATTATGTGAATATTCCTCATTATGGCCATATCGATAATATTCCAGCAGATTGGTCAATTGAAGTAACGGCTATTTTAGGGCGCGATGGCGCTAAACCTCATCCACGTTTAACGCATTTTGATGAAAAAGTGATGGGATTAATTCATACCATCAAAGCCTTTGAAATCGCGGCGAGTAAAGCGGCTATTAGTGGCGAATTAAATGATGCTTTATTAGCAATGAACTTAACACCACTGGTACTTTCAGATAAAGATGCAGAAGTACTTACGCGTGAAATGTTACTAGCGCATAAGGCACATCTACCAAATTTTGCTAAAGCGATTGCTGAGTTAGAAAAAGCCTCTCATTAA
- the chbG gene encoding chitin disaccharide deacetylase — MAGLLIVNADDFGLSKGQNYGIAECFRHGVVSSTTALVNAEGIEHAAQLRHELPGLGIGLHFTLTMGKPLSPLSSLTREGVLGKWVWQMAEEGDLPLDEIRIELNAQYQRFIEIFSCAPDHIDSHHHVHMFKQIFPIVAEFAKEKSLPMRVDRPLAHKEGIDTQGVISSDGFDSQFYGDEITQALFLKVLDESKARHEHSIEVMTHPAFVDNPLRASGYCFQRLTELEVLTDSALKHAILERGYQLGTYQDLM; from the coding sequence ATGGCTGGTTTATTAATTGTGAATGCGGATGATTTTGGGCTGAGTAAAGGCCAAAACTACGGCATTGCAGAGTGTTTTCGTCATGGTGTTGTTAGTTCAACAACGGCACTTGTCAATGCTGAGGGAATTGAACACGCAGCACAATTGCGCCATGAGTTGCCCGGTTTAGGTATAGGGCTTCATTTTACTTTGACGATGGGTAAACCGCTGTCTCCCTTATCTTCTTTAACGCGTGAAGGTGTATTAGGGAAATGGGTGTGGCAAATGGCAGAAGAGGGTGATTTACCGCTTGATGAAATTCGTATTGAGCTTAACGCACAATATCAGCGTTTTATTGAGATCTTTAGTTGTGCACCAGACCATATTGATAGTCACCATCATGTGCATATGTTTAAGCAAATTTTCCCTATTGTGGCGGAGTTTGCCAAAGAAAAATCATTACCGATGCGAGTTGATAGGCCACTTGCACATAAAGAAGGAATTGATACCCAAGGTGTGATTAGTAGTGATGGCTTTGATAGCCAATTTTATGGAGATGAAATCACTCAAGCATTATTTTTAAAGGTGCTTGATGAATCGAAAGCGCGTCATGAACATTCTATTGAAGTGATGACACATCCTGCTTTTGTGGATAATCCATTGCGTGCAAGTGGTTATTGTTTTCAGCGTCTAACAGAGCTTGAAGTATTAACAGATAGTGCATTAAAGCATGCGATTTTGGAAAGAGGTTATCAGCTAGGAACGTATCAAGATTTAATGTAG
- a CDS encoding Ail/Lom family outer membrane beta-barrel protein, with protein sequence MKRKLLSTLFITGLLATSSVYAQNDFKLEKTTLSAGYAQVKMAGQNPMHGGIFSIRQEINSQFGILATATYAQNEYDLNKPVNTFFKDVNARYYSVMAGPTVRLNDFISVYGAAGMSQIQFKSDNSELKKIKKNAFSWGAGLIINPAEMVSISLGYENSRFKFKDTDNRIVLDGFIANIGYRF encoded by the coding sequence ATGAAAAGAAAATTACTATCAACTTTATTTATAACTGGTTTATTGGCTACTTCGTCTGTTTATGCTCAAAACGATTTTAAATTAGAGAAAACCACACTTTCAGCAGGTTATGCACAAGTCAAAATGGCAGGCCAAAATCCAATGCACGGTGGTATTTTTTCTATTCGTCAAGAAATCAATTCACAGTTTGGTATTTTAGCGACAGCCACTTACGCTCAAAATGAATACGACTTAAATAAGCCGGTTAATACTTTCTTTAAAGATGTAAATGCACGTTATTACTCTGTTATGGCAGGCCCTACAGTACGTTTAAATGATTTTATTAGTGTTTATGGTGCTGCGGGTATGAGCCAAATTCAATTTAAATCTGATAATTCAGAATTAAAGAAAATAAAGAAAAATGCATTTAGTTGGGGAGCTGGTTTAATCATTAACCCAGCAGAAATGGTTTCTATTTCTCTCGGCTATGAAAATAGTCGTTTTAAATTTAAAGATACCGACAATCGAATTGTTTTAGATGGTTTTATTGCCAATATCGGTTATCGTTTTTAA